The genomic segment GGTGTGGCACGTCACGTAGAAGAAGTCTGTAAGTCGGTCAACATCGGCGTCGTGGTTTATAACCGCAACGTATGCCGCCTGACCGCGCCGCTGCTACAGCAACTGGCCGAGCGTTGTCCGAACCTTGTGGGCTATAAGGATGGCCTCGGCGACATCGAGCTGATGGTCTCCATTCGCCGTCGCTTGGGCGATCGCCTGACTTATCTTGGCGGTCTGCCTACCGCAGAAGTCTATGCCGCCGCCTATAAGGCACTCGGCGTACCGGTTTATTCCTCCGCCGTATTCAACTTTGTGCCGAAGCTGGCAATGGATTTCTACGGGGCTATTTCCCGTGACGATCATGAAACCGTTGGCAAGCTGATCGATGATTTCTTCCTGCCGTATCTCGACATCCGTAACAAGTGCAAAGGCTATGCAGTCAGCATCGTTAAGGCGGGCGCAAAGATCGCCGGTTACGACGCCGGCCCCGTCCGCGCACCGTTGACCGACCTGCGCCCGGACGAGTACGAAGCGCTCGCCGCACTGATCGCGAAGCAGGGCGCTCAATAAAGGCCCGCCCGACCTATCACTCGCCCCACCCGCCGATTCAGGTGCCTGTCATCATCGTCAGAGCACCGGCGGCGGACCTCACGAAGGAGAGTTCCGTGGCAGAAGCAAAGCGTTATGACAACTACATCGATGGCCAATGGGTAGCTGGCAAGAATTACCAGGCCAACATCAATCCATCCGATCTGTCGGACGTTATCGGCGAATACGCTCAGGCGGACGCTTCGCAGGTCGAGGCGGCCATCGCCGCAGCTCGCAAGGCATTTCCGGCTTGGTCGACTTCCGGTATCCAGGCCCGTGCCGATGCCCTGGAAAAAGTAGGACTGGAAATCCTCGCGCGCCGCGAAGAGCTGGGTAATCTGCTCGCTCGTGAAGAAGG from the Stutzerimonas stutzeri genome contains:
- the kdgD gene encoding 5-dehydro-4-deoxyglucarate dehydratase, which produces MNPQELKAILSSGLLSFPVTDFDQQGDFNRAGYIKRLEWLAPYGATALFAAGGTGEFFSLTPQEYPDVIKTAVDTCAGQVPILAGVGGPTRQAIAYAQEAERLGAKGLLLLPHYLTEASQEGVARHVEEVCKSVNIGVVVYNRNVCRLTAPLLQQLAERCPNLVGYKDGLGDIELMVSIRRRLGDRLTYLGGLPTAEVYAAAYKALGVPVYSSAVFNFVPKLAMDFYGAISRDDHETVGKLIDDFFLPYLDIRNKCKGYAVSIVKAGAKIAGYDAGPVRAPLTDLRPDEYEALAALIAKQGAQ